One genomic window of Halictus rubicundus isolate RS-2024b chromosome 12, iyHalRubi1_principal, whole genome shotgun sequence includes the following:
- the Rdgb gene encoding retinal degeneration B isoform X8, which produces MLIKEYRIPLPLTVEEYRIAQLYMIAKKSREESQGAGSGVEIIVNEPYSNGPGGNGQYTHKIYHVGSHLPEWFKSLLPRSALIVKEEAWNAYPYTKTRYTCPFVEKFSIEIETYYFPDNGYQENVFKLSGSDLRNRIVDVIDIVKDQYVGDYVKEEDPKLYVSQKTGRGPLTESWLEDYWADVKGKQQPTPSGKSLMCAYKLCRVEFRYWGVQTKLEKFIHDIALRKTMVRAHKQAWAWQDEWNGLTMEDIREIEKQTQLALQKRMGAVDGGEESTDENQDNATSNATPQDSERQVAATLAATLGSIEKNEDLQSPPSMRKSSDIGMSNTAGSSEGEISPEDSPTEVPELRSAPPEDKADPMKSWKKNKATIHSPSSNKSFDMQIANWRMESIVRESESGSEEEFFDCQEDFGDNSSLAKWSSLDLLAEEEDNTFATSATADKEDDTIFSSSYLQRMASEHSSKRLQISTSTSIDVSCPTTPQHSPTHQPCKTTVLLIVMHAGSVLDANVDLTAKKSDITTFKGAFESVMRQHYPSMVGHVAIRFVSCPSICTEGLGILSSLSPYSFDISPSCVDAPPVTNDTIPIGAIPLLASSTPEYQDAVSRVITGANQVYHEFLKSDEGRGFTGQVSFIGDSVGAILTFDALCRSTHSRHNSENNILDSQGDSNDDGRHLTAPSPRRKSSSINDLQHSKLDFDVGEFFMFGTPLALVLAYRKISAGGDKNSNIKRPSVNQLYNLFHPTDPVAARLEPLISARFSLLPPVNVARYQKYPLGNGQPYHLLEAIQSNAQLFTDMNVSHIRRLSDISIHSTMSGMVENIQVVTNLTQKWWGAKRLDYALYCPEGLANFPTNALPHLFHASYWESYDVIAFILRQLGRFDLPILSNEEKELSSFRPGQPREKWNKKRTSVKLKNVAANHRANDVIVREGAPQVLVARFMYSPIDVIALKGEKVDIHIMKDAPAGEWTYLSTETTDKNGRITYRVPDDKALGYGLYPIKMIVRGDHTSVDFFMAVIPPKTECVVFSIDGSFTASMSVSGKDPKVRAGAVDVVRHWQELGYLIIYITARPDMQQQKVVSWLSQHNFPHGLVSFADGLSTDPLGHKAAYLNRLVQEHGVIIHHAYGSSKDISVYTAINLRPSQIFIIGKVPKKHHLLATILHDGYAAHLTMLQAHGGSRPAQGNARMVIPRGQFGLPGQNASLRRRRYLF; this is translated from the exons ATGCTGATAAAGGAGTACCGGATACCGCTGCCTCTCACCGTGGAGGAATACCGAATCGCTCAACTGTACATGATAGCG AAAAAGTCCCGGGAGGAGAGTCAAGGAGCAGGCAGCGGTGTCGAGATCATAGTGAACGAACCGTACAGCAACGGTCCAGGAGGAAACGGCCAGTACACACACAAGATCTACCACGTGGGCAGTCATCTTCCAGAATGGTTCAAGAGCCTGCTGCCCAGGTCGGCGTTGATCGTCAAAGAGGAAGCCTGGAATGCCTATCCTTACACGAAGACTCGTTACACCTGTCCTTTCGTGGAGAAATTCTCCATCGAGATTGAAACGTACTATTTCCCTGATAACGGCTATCAGGAGAATGTGTTCAAGCTCAGTGGCAGCGACCTGAGGAACAGAATCGTTG aTGTAATCGACATCGTTAAGGACCAGTACGTTGGTGATTATGTAAAAGAGGAAGATCCAAAGCTCTATGTGTCTCAAAAAACCGGAAGGGGACCGCTAACGGAATCATGGCTGGAGGACTATTGGGCAGACGTGAAA GGAAAGCAACAGCCAACGCCGTCCGGGAAGTCTTTAATGTGCGCCTACAAACTTTGTCGCGTAGAGTTTCGTTACTGGGGCGTACAGACGAAGTTGGAAAAGTTTATCCACGATATAG CTCTGCGGAAGACGATGGTGCGGGCGCACAAGCAAGCATGGGCCTGGCAAGACGAGTGGAACGGTTTGACGATGGAGGACATCCGGGAGATCGAGAAGCAAACTCAGCTGGCATTACAGAAGAGAATGGGCGCCGTGGACGGAGGCGAAGAGTCCACAGACGAGAACCAGGACAATGCAACATCCAACGCGACTCCTCAAGATTCAGAGCGGCAAGTTGCGGCTACCTTGGCGGCTACCCTCGGAAGCATCGAGAAGAACGAGGACCTTCAGAGCCCGCCGAGCATGAGGAAATCCTCCGACATAGGCATGTCGAACACGGCCGGCAGTTCCGAGGGTGAAATCAGTCCCGAAGACTCCCCAACCGAAGTACCTGAACTTAG AAGCGCTCCTCCTGAGGACAAAGCGGATCCCATGAAATCATGGAAAAAGAACAAAGCGACGATTCACTCGCCTTCCTCGAACAAAAGTTTTGATATGCAGATTGCGAACTGGCGGATGGAGAGTATCGTTAGGGAATCCGAGTCTGGTAGCGAGGAAGAGTTCTTCGATTGTCAAG AGGACTTTGGCGATAACTCTTCATTAGCTAAATGGAGTTCTTTGGATCTTCTAGCAGAAGAGGAGGACAACACGTTTGCTACGTCCGCTACCGCAGACAAAGAAG ATGACACGATATTCTCGTCTTCTTATCTCCAACGAATGGCTTCCGAACATAGCAGCAAAAGGTTGCAGATCTCCACATCGACCAGCATCGACGTCTCGTGTCCAACTACGCCACAGCATTCTCCGACCCATCAGCCATGCAAGACCACCGTGCTCCTTATAGTGATGCACGCTGGAAGCGTGTTGG ACGCTAATGTGGACCTAACTGCGAAAAAATCGGACATAACAACGTTCAAAGGGGCCTTCGAGTCGGTCATGAGACAACACTATCCTAGCATGGTTGGTCATGTCGCTATTAGGTTTGTTTCCTGCCCTTCGATCTGCACCGAAGGTCTTGGTATTTTATCGAG TCTAAGTCCATACAGCTTTGATATATCGCCTTCTTGTGTGGATGCACCTCCAGTTACCAACGACACGATCCCGATTGGAGCGATTCCGCTGCTTGCTAGTTCCACGCCTGAGTACCAGGACGCTGTATCGCGGGTCATAACTGGAGCTAATCAAGTATACCACGAGTTTTTAAAGAGCGACGAGGGTCGCGGCTTTACAGGACAAGTTTCCTTTATAGGGGACTCAGTAGGCGCGATTTTAACATTCGACGCTTTGTGTAGATCAACACACTCTAGACAtaatagtgaaaataatattttggatAGTCAAGGTGACAGTAACGACGACGGGAGACACTTGACAGCGCCTTCTCCCAGAAGAAAATCTTCTAGTATAAA TGATCTCCAACATTCTAAACTGGACTTTGACGTAGGCGAATTTTTCATGTTTGGTACTCCACTCGCCTTAGTTCTGGCGTATAGAAAAATTTCCGCGGGCGGCGATAAGAATAGTAACATAAAGAGACCATCTGTGAATCAACTGTACAACTTATTCCATCCTACTGATCCTGTAGCTGCTAGATTAGAGCCGCTGATCTCTGCAAGATTTTCTCTCCTTCCACCGGTTAACGTGGCTCGGTATCAAAAGTATCCACTTGGGAATGGTCAGCCCTACCATCTGT TGGAGGCGATTCAATCAAATGCACAATTATTCACGGACATGAATGTGTCGCATATCAGAAGGCTATCTGATATATCGATTCATAGTACGATGTCCGGTATGGTAGAAAATATCCAAGTAGTAACCAATT TGACGCAAAAATGGTGGGGCGCGAAAAGACTGGATTACGCGCTTTACTGTCCAGAAGGCTTGGCGAATTTTCCTACGAACGCTTTGCCTCATCTTTTCCACGCCAGCTACTGGGAATCATACGACGTGATAGCGTTCATTCTGCGGCAATTGGGCAGATTCGATTTGCCGATACTCTCTAACGAAGAGAAAGAATTATCTTCCTTCCGTCCAGGTCAACCTAGAGAAAAATGGAACAAGAAACGTACCTCCGTTAAACTGAAG AATGTTGCTGCCAATCATAGAGCGAACGATGTAATTGTAAGAGAAGGAGCACCACAAGTGCTGGTTGCTAGATTCATGTACAGTCCCATAGACGTTATCGCATTGAAAG GCGAAAAAGTGGACATCCACATTATGAAGGATGCTCCAGCAGGAGAATGGACGTACTTATCCACAGAGACAACTGACAAAAATGGTAGAATAACTTATAGGGTACCGGACGACAAAGCATTGGGCTATGGactgtatcctattaaaatgATTGTCAG AGGTGATCATACATCGGTAGACTTTTTCATGGCTGTGATTCCACCGAAAACGGAGTGTGTGGTGTTTAGCATAGACGGTTCGTTCACTGCGAGTATGTCTGTCAGCGGGAAGGATCCAAAAGTGAGAGCGGGAGCTGTGGATGTTGTCAG gcactgGCAAGAACTGGGttacttaattatttatattaccGCGAGGCCTGACATGCAACAACAAAAGGTCGTTTCCTGGCTGTCTCAACACAATTTCCCTCACGGGCTTGTATCCTTTGCGGATGGCCTTTCGACAGACCCTCTGGGCCACAAGGCTGCGTACTTAAACAGACTGGTCCAG GAGCACGGTGTAATAATCCATCACGCATACGGCAGTAGCAAAGATATAAGTGTGTACACGGCAATTAATCTTAGACCAAGTCAAATATTCATCATCGGAAAAGTGCCGAAGAAGCACCACCTTCTGGCGACGATC
- the Rdgb gene encoding retinal degeneration B isoform X7 yields the protein MLIKEYRIPLPLTVEEYRIAQLYMIAKKSREESQGAGSGVEIIVNEPYSNGPGGNGQYTHKIYHVGSHLPEWFKSLLPRSALIVKEEAWNAYPYTKTRYTCPFVEKFSIEIETYYFPDNGYQENVFKLSGSDLRNRIVDVIDIVKDQYVGDYVKEEDPKLYVSQKTGRGPLTESWLEDYWADVKGKQQPTPSGKSLMCAYKLCRVEFRYWGVQTKLEKFIHDIALRKTMVRAHKQAWAWQDEWNGLTMEDIREIEKQTQLALQKRMGAVDGGEESTDENQDNATSNATPQDSERQVAATLAATLGSIEKNEDLQSPPSMRKSSDIGMSNTAGSSEGEISPEDSPTEVPELRSAPPEDKADPMKSWKKNKATIHSPSSNKSFDMQIANWRMESIVRESESGSEEEFFDCQEEEDNTFATSATADKEDDTIFSSSYLQRMASEHSSKRLQISTSTSIDVSCPTTPQHSPTHQPCKTTVLLIVMHAGSVLDANVDLTAKKSDITTFKGAFESVMRQHYPSMVGHVAIRFVSCPSICTEGLGILSSLSPYSFDISPSCVDAPPVTNDTIPIGAIPLLASSTPEYQDAVSRVITGANQVYHEFLKSDEGRGFTGQVSFIGDSVGAILTFDALCRSTHSRHNSENNILDSQGDSNDDGRHLTAPSPRRKSSSINDLQHSKLDFDVGEFFMFGTPLALVLAYRKISAGGDKNSNIKRPSVNQLYNLFHPTDPVAARLEPLISARFSLLPPVNVARYQKYPLGNGQPYHLLEAIQSNAQLFTDMNVSHIRRLSDISIHSTMSGMVENIQVVTNLTQKWWGAKRLDYALYCPEGLANFPTNALPHLFHASYWESYDVIAFILRQLGRFDLPILSNEEKELSSFRPGQPREKWNKKRTSVKLKNVAANHRANDVIVREGAPQVLVARFMYSPIDVIALKGEKVDIHIMKDAPAGEWTYLSTETTDKNGRITYRVPDDKALGYGLYPIKMIVRGDHTSVDFFMAVIPPKTECVVFSIDGSFTASMSVSGKDPKVRAGAVDVVRHWQELGYLIIYITARPDMQQQKVVSWLSQHNFPHGLVSFADGLSTDPLGHKAAYLNRLVQEHGVIIHHAYGSSKDISVYTAINLRPSQIFIIGKVPKKHHLLATILHDGYAAHLTMLQAHGGSRPAQGNARMVIPRGQFGLPGQNASLRRRRLKRSRIARALTWMIDSSFRLAKRAISQPIPSNMTLPLERSTSVGPPISPQTAPAIRSTAPEKL from the exons ATGCTGATAAAGGAGTACCGGATACCGCTGCCTCTCACCGTGGAGGAATACCGAATCGCTCAACTGTACATGATAGCG AAAAAGTCCCGGGAGGAGAGTCAAGGAGCAGGCAGCGGTGTCGAGATCATAGTGAACGAACCGTACAGCAACGGTCCAGGAGGAAACGGCCAGTACACACACAAGATCTACCACGTGGGCAGTCATCTTCCAGAATGGTTCAAGAGCCTGCTGCCCAGGTCGGCGTTGATCGTCAAAGAGGAAGCCTGGAATGCCTATCCTTACACGAAGACTCGTTACACCTGTCCTTTCGTGGAGAAATTCTCCATCGAGATTGAAACGTACTATTTCCCTGATAACGGCTATCAGGAGAATGTGTTCAAGCTCAGTGGCAGCGACCTGAGGAACAGAATCGTTG aTGTAATCGACATCGTTAAGGACCAGTACGTTGGTGATTATGTAAAAGAGGAAGATCCAAAGCTCTATGTGTCTCAAAAAACCGGAAGGGGACCGCTAACGGAATCATGGCTGGAGGACTATTGGGCAGACGTGAAA GGAAAGCAACAGCCAACGCCGTCCGGGAAGTCTTTAATGTGCGCCTACAAACTTTGTCGCGTAGAGTTTCGTTACTGGGGCGTACAGACGAAGTTGGAAAAGTTTATCCACGATATAG CTCTGCGGAAGACGATGGTGCGGGCGCACAAGCAAGCATGGGCCTGGCAAGACGAGTGGAACGGTTTGACGATGGAGGACATCCGGGAGATCGAGAAGCAAACTCAGCTGGCATTACAGAAGAGAATGGGCGCCGTGGACGGAGGCGAAGAGTCCACAGACGAGAACCAGGACAATGCAACATCCAACGCGACTCCTCAAGATTCAGAGCGGCAAGTTGCGGCTACCTTGGCGGCTACCCTCGGAAGCATCGAGAAGAACGAGGACCTTCAGAGCCCGCCGAGCATGAGGAAATCCTCCGACATAGGCATGTCGAACACGGCCGGCAGTTCCGAGGGTGAAATCAGTCCCGAAGACTCCCCAACCGAAGTACCTGAACTTAG AAGCGCTCCTCCTGAGGACAAAGCGGATCCCATGAAATCATGGAAAAAGAACAAAGCGACGATTCACTCGCCTTCCTCGAACAAAAGTTTTGATATGCAGATTGCGAACTGGCGGATGGAGAGTATCGTTAGGGAATCCGAGTCTGGTAGCGAGGAAGAGTTCTTCGATTGTCAAG AAGAGGAGGACAACACGTTTGCTACGTCCGCTACCGCAGACAAAGAAG ATGACACGATATTCTCGTCTTCTTATCTCCAACGAATGGCTTCCGAACATAGCAGCAAAAGGTTGCAGATCTCCACATCGACCAGCATCGACGTCTCGTGTCCAACTACGCCACAGCATTCTCCGACCCATCAGCCATGCAAGACCACCGTGCTCCTTATAGTGATGCACGCTGGAAGCGTGTTGG ACGCTAATGTGGACCTAACTGCGAAAAAATCGGACATAACAACGTTCAAAGGGGCCTTCGAGTCGGTCATGAGACAACACTATCCTAGCATGGTTGGTCATGTCGCTATTAGGTTTGTTTCCTGCCCTTCGATCTGCACCGAAGGTCTTGGTATTTTATCGAG TCTAAGTCCATACAGCTTTGATATATCGCCTTCTTGTGTGGATGCACCTCCAGTTACCAACGACACGATCCCGATTGGAGCGATTCCGCTGCTTGCTAGTTCCACGCCTGAGTACCAGGACGCTGTATCGCGGGTCATAACTGGAGCTAATCAAGTATACCACGAGTTTTTAAAGAGCGACGAGGGTCGCGGCTTTACAGGACAAGTTTCCTTTATAGGGGACTCAGTAGGCGCGATTTTAACATTCGACGCTTTGTGTAGATCAACACACTCTAGACAtaatagtgaaaataatattttggatAGTCAAGGTGACAGTAACGACGACGGGAGACACTTGACAGCGCCTTCTCCCAGAAGAAAATCTTCTAGTATAAA TGATCTCCAACATTCTAAACTGGACTTTGACGTAGGCGAATTTTTCATGTTTGGTACTCCACTCGCCTTAGTTCTGGCGTATAGAAAAATTTCCGCGGGCGGCGATAAGAATAGTAACATAAAGAGACCATCTGTGAATCAACTGTACAACTTATTCCATCCTACTGATCCTGTAGCTGCTAGATTAGAGCCGCTGATCTCTGCAAGATTTTCTCTCCTTCCACCGGTTAACGTGGCTCGGTATCAAAAGTATCCACTTGGGAATGGTCAGCCCTACCATCTGT TGGAGGCGATTCAATCAAATGCACAATTATTCACGGACATGAATGTGTCGCATATCAGAAGGCTATCTGATATATCGATTCATAGTACGATGTCCGGTATGGTAGAAAATATCCAAGTAGTAACCAATT TGACGCAAAAATGGTGGGGCGCGAAAAGACTGGATTACGCGCTTTACTGTCCAGAAGGCTTGGCGAATTTTCCTACGAACGCTTTGCCTCATCTTTTCCACGCCAGCTACTGGGAATCATACGACGTGATAGCGTTCATTCTGCGGCAATTGGGCAGATTCGATTTGCCGATACTCTCTAACGAAGAGAAAGAATTATCTTCCTTCCGTCCAGGTCAACCTAGAGAAAAATGGAACAAGAAACGTACCTCCGTTAAACTGAAG AATGTTGCTGCCAATCATAGAGCGAACGATGTAATTGTAAGAGAAGGAGCACCACAAGTGCTGGTTGCTAGATTCATGTACAGTCCCATAGACGTTATCGCATTGAAAG GCGAAAAAGTGGACATCCACATTATGAAGGATGCTCCAGCAGGAGAATGGACGTACTTATCCACAGAGACAACTGACAAAAATGGTAGAATAACTTATAGGGTACCGGACGACAAAGCATTGGGCTATGGactgtatcctattaaaatgATTGTCAG AGGTGATCATACATCGGTAGACTTTTTCATGGCTGTGATTCCACCGAAAACGGAGTGTGTGGTGTTTAGCATAGACGGTTCGTTCACTGCGAGTATGTCTGTCAGCGGGAAGGATCCAAAAGTGAGAGCGGGAGCTGTGGATGTTGTCAG gcactgGCAAGAACTGGGttacttaattatttatattaccGCGAGGCCTGACATGCAACAACAAAAGGTCGTTTCCTGGCTGTCTCAACACAATTTCCCTCACGGGCTTGTATCCTTTGCGGATGGCCTTTCGACAGACCCTCTGGGCCACAAGGCTGCGTACTTAAACAGACTGGTCCAG GAGCACGGTGTAATAATCCATCACGCATACGGCAGTAGCAAAGATATAAGTGTGTACACGGCAATTAATCTTAGACCAAGTCAAATATTCATCATCGGAAAAGTGCCGAAGAAGCACCACCTTCTGGCGACGATC
- the Rdgb gene encoding retinal degeneration B isoform X6 has protein sequence MLIKEYRIPLPLTVEEYRIAQLYMIAKKSREESQGAGSGVEIIVNEPYSNGPGGNGQYTHKIYHVGSHLPEWFKSLLPRSALIVKEEAWNAYPYTKTRYTCPFVEKFSIEIETYYFPDNGYQENVFKLSGSDLRNRIVDVIDIVKDQYVGDYVKEEDPKLYVSQKTGRGPLTESWLEDYWADVKGKQQPTPSGKSLMCAYKLCRVEFRYWGVQTKLEKFIHDIALRKTMVRAHKQAWAWQDEWNGLTMEDIREIEKQTQLALQKRMGAVDGGEESTDENQDNATSNATPQDSERQVAATLAATLGSIEKNEDLQSPPSMRKSSDIGMSNTAGSSEGEISPEDSPTEVPELRSAPPEDKADPMKSWKKNKATIHSPSSNKSFDMQIANWRMESIVRESESGSEEEFFDCQAEEEDNTFATSATADKEDDTIFSSSYLQRMASEHSSKRLQISTSTSIDVSCPTTPQHSPTHQPCKTTVLLIVMHAGSVLDANVDLTAKKSDITTFKGAFESVMRQHYPSMVGHVAIRFVSCPSICTEGLGILSSLSPYSFDISPSCVDAPPVTNDTIPIGAIPLLASSTPEYQDAVSRVITGANQVYHEFLKSDEGRGFTGQVSFIGDSVGAILTFDALCRSTHSRHNSENNILDSQGDSNDDGRHLTAPSPRRKSSSINDLQHSKLDFDVGEFFMFGTPLALVLAYRKISAGGDKNSNIKRPSVNQLYNLFHPTDPVAARLEPLISARFSLLPPVNVARYQKYPLGNGQPYHLLEAIQSNAQLFTDMNVSHIRRLSDISIHSTMSGMVENIQVVTNLTQKWWGAKRLDYALYCPEGLANFPTNALPHLFHASYWESYDVIAFILRQLGRFDLPILSNEEKELSSFRPGQPREKWNKKRTSVKLKNVAANHRANDVIVREGAPQVLVARFMYSPIDVIALKGEKVDIHIMKDAPAGEWTYLSTETTDKNGRITYRVPDDKALGYGLYPIKMIVRGDHTSVDFFMAVIPPKTECVVFSIDGSFTASMSVSGKDPKVRAGAVDVVRHWQELGYLIIYITARPDMQQQKVVSWLSQHNFPHGLVSFADGLSTDPLGHKAAYLNRLVQEHGVIIHHAYGSSKDISVYTAINLRPSQIFIIGKVPKKHHLLATILHDGYAAHLTMLQAHGGSRPAQGNARMVIPRGQFGLPGQNASLRRRRLKRSRIARALTWMIDSSFRLAKRAISQPIPSNMTLPLERSTSVGPPISPQTAPAIRSTAPEKL, from the exons ATGCTGATAAAGGAGTACCGGATACCGCTGCCTCTCACCGTGGAGGAATACCGAATCGCTCAACTGTACATGATAGCG AAAAAGTCCCGGGAGGAGAGTCAAGGAGCAGGCAGCGGTGTCGAGATCATAGTGAACGAACCGTACAGCAACGGTCCAGGAGGAAACGGCCAGTACACACACAAGATCTACCACGTGGGCAGTCATCTTCCAGAATGGTTCAAGAGCCTGCTGCCCAGGTCGGCGTTGATCGTCAAAGAGGAAGCCTGGAATGCCTATCCTTACACGAAGACTCGTTACACCTGTCCTTTCGTGGAGAAATTCTCCATCGAGATTGAAACGTACTATTTCCCTGATAACGGCTATCAGGAGAATGTGTTCAAGCTCAGTGGCAGCGACCTGAGGAACAGAATCGTTG aTGTAATCGACATCGTTAAGGACCAGTACGTTGGTGATTATGTAAAAGAGGAAGATCCAAAGCTCTATGTGTCTCAAAAAACCGGAAGGGGACCGCTAACGGAATCATGGCTGGAGGACTATTGGGCAGACGTGAAA GGAAAGCAACAGCCAACGCCGTCCGGGAAGTCTTTAATGTGCGCCTACAAACTTTGTCGCGTAGAGTTTCGTTACTGGGGCGTACAGACGAAGTTGGAAAAGTTTATCCACGATATAG CTCTGCGGAAGACGATGGTGCGGGCGCACAAGCAAGCATGGGCCTGGCAAGACGAGTGGAACGGTTTGACGATGGAGGACATCCGGGAGATCGAGAAGCAAACTCAGCTGGCATTACAGAAGAGAATGGGCGCCGTGGACGGAGGCGAAGAGTCCACAGACGAGAACCAGGACAATGCAACATCCAACGCGACTCCTCAAGATTCAGAGCGGCAAGTTGCGGCTACCTTGGCGGCTACCCTCGGAAGCATCGAGAAGAACGAGGACCTTCAGAGCCCGCCGAGCATGAGGAAATCCTCCGACATAGGCATGTCGAACACGGCCGGCAGTTCCGAGGGTGAAATCAGTCCCGAAGACTCCCCAACCGAAGTACCTGAACTTAG AAGCGCTCCTCCTGAGGACAAAGCGGATCCCATGAAATCATGGAAAAAGAACAAAGCGACGATTCACTCGCCTTCCTCGAACAAAAGTTTTGATATGCAGATTGCGAACTGGCGGATGGAGAGTATCGTTAGGGAATCCGAGTCTGGTAGCGAGGAAGAGTTCTTCGATTGTCAAG CAGAAGAGGAGGACAACACGTTTGCTACGTCCGCTACCGCAGACAAAGAAG ATGACACGATATTCTCGTCTTCTTATCTCCAACGAATGGCTTCCGAACATAGCAGCAAAAGGTTGCAGATCTCCACATCGACCAGCATCGACGTCTCGTGTCCAACTACGCCACAGCATTCTCCGACCCATCAGCCATGCAAGACCACCGTGCTCCTTATAGTGATGCACGCTGGAAGCGTGTTGG ACGCTAATGTGGACCTAACTGCGAAAAAATCGGACATAACAACGTTCAAAGGGGCCTTCGAGTCGGTCATGAGACAACACTATCCTAGCATGGTTGGTCATGTCGCTATTAGGTTTGTTTCCTGCCCTTCGATCTGCACCGAAGGTCTTGGTATTTTATCGAG TCTAAGTCCATACAGCTTTGATATATCGCCTTCTTGTGTGGATGCACCTCCAGTTACCAACGACACGATCCCGATTGGAGCGATTCCGCTGCTTGCTAGTTCCACGCCTGAGTACCAGGACGCTGTATCGCGGGTCATAACTGGAGCTAATCAAGTATACCACGAGTTTTTAAAGAGCGACGAGGGTCGCGGCTTTACAGGACAAGTTTCCTTTATAGGGGACTCAGTAGGCGCGATTTTAACATTCGACGCTTTGTGTAGATCAACACACTCTAGACAtaatagtgaaaataatattttggatAGTCAAGGTGACAGTAACGACGACGGGAGACACTTGACAGCGCCTTCTCCCAGAAGAAAATCTTCTAGTATAAA TGATCTCCAACATTCTAAACTGGACTTTGACGTAGGCGAATTTTTCATGTTTGGTACTCCACTCGCCTTAGTTCTGGCGTATAGAAAAATTTCCGCGGGCGGCGATAAGAATAGTAACATAAAGAGACCATCTGTGAATCAACTGTACAACTTATTCCATCCTACTGATCCTGTAGCTGCTAGATTAGAGCCGCTGATCTCTGCAAGATTTTCTCTCCTTCCACCGGTTAACGTGGCTCGGTATCAAAAGTATCCACTTGGGAATGGTCAGCCCTACCATCTGT TGGAGGCGATTCAATCAAATGCACAATTATTCACGGACATGAATGTGTCGCATATCAGAAGGCTATCTGATATATCGATTCATAGTACGATGTCCGGTATGGTAGAAAATATCCAAGTAGTAACCAATT TGACGCAAAAATGGTGGGGCGCGAAAAGACTGGATTACGCGCTTTACTGTCCAGAAGGCTTGGCGAATTTTCCTACGAACGCTTTGCCTCATCTTTTCCACGCCAGCTACTGGGAATCATACGACGTGATAGCGTTCATTCTGCGGCAATTGGGCAGATTCGATTTGCCGATACTCTCTAACGAAGAGAAAGAATTATCTTCCTTCCGTCCAGGTCAACCTAGAGAAAAATGGAACAAGAAACGTACCTCCGTTAAACTGAAG AATGTTGCTGCCAATCATAGAGCGAACGATGTAATTGTAAGAGAAGGAGCACCACAAGTGCTGGTTGCTAGATTCATGTACAGTCCCATAGACGTTATCGCATTGAAAG GCGAAAAAGTGGACATCCACATTATGAAGGATGCTCCAGCAGGAGAATGGACGTACTTATCCACAGAGACAACTGACAAAAATGGTAGAATAACTTATAGGGTACCGGACGACAAAGCATTGGGCTATGGactgtatcctattaaaatgATTGTCAG AGGTGATCATACATCGGTAGACTTTTTCATGGCTGTGATTCCACCGAAAACGGAGTGTGTGGTGTTTAGCATAGACGGTTCGTTCACTGCGAGTATGTCTGTCAGCGGGAAGGATCCAAAAGTGAGAGCGGGAGCTGTGGATGTTGTCAG gcactgGCAAGAACTGGGttacttaattatttatattaccGCGAGGCCTGACATGCAACAACAAAAGGTCGTTTCCTGGCTGTCTCAACACAATTTCCCTCACGGGCTTGTATCCTTTGCGGATGGCCTTTCGACAGACCCTCTGGGCCACAAGGCTGCGTACTTAAACAGACTGGTCCAG GAGCACGGTGTAATAATCCATCACGCATACGGCAGTAGCAAAGATATAAGTGTGTACACGGCAATTAATCTTAGACCAAGTCAAATATTCATCATCGGAAAAGTGCCGAAGAAGCACCACCTTCTGGCGACGATC